DNA from Leptospira mayottensis 200901116:
GATTGGGCTTTAAATTGTAACTCGAAGATCAAATCGGTTTATTATCAGGATGCCGTTCGCAAAAGAGGGTTGGGAATCCATAGACAACCGACTAATATTGATCAGATTCTTGCAAACACTAAGAATTCCAGCTCCTGGACAAATCTTTCCAAATTTTCCTGGGTTCATACTGGAAAAACTTATGAGGATCCAAGTATCTGGTATAAATCAGAAGGTTGTGATCGTGTTGCATTTTACATGAATCGTAAAGCATTCGAAGATAAGATGAATCTTTTAAGACAATACGATTTGGGTGGATTCTCTTTCTGGCAATTGATAAGCGATAATGATCCAGGAATCAACGATTACCTAGAATTATTGGTTTCTAATAAACTTCCTCCTGTAGAAAAAGCGAAGGATCCCGTACAAGAACCCGCTACGGAACAAACCGTTCCGAAAGAAGCAAAAATGGATCGTCAACATCATTCGGAGAAATTTGCCAGAAAACAAGGTTGATACTCTTATTACGGACTCTCCTTCCGAAGCGGCAAAAATCCTGCTTGAAGGAGGGATTGTCGTTTTTCCCACCGAAACAGTTTACGGAATAGGGGCATCCGCTTTGAACTTCAAAGCCTGCAAGAAAATCTATGAAGTTAAAAATAGACCCTCTGATAATCCTCTCATCCTTCACGTAGAAAATCTTGTCTCCTTAAAAGCTTGCGGAAACATCAATAAGAAAGCCGACCTTGTATTTCAAAATTTTTCTCCCGGGCCTATCACGGGCATTTTTACAAAGAGAAATCAAGATCTTTTTACCGCTGGCTTAAATACGGTTGCTTTAAGGATCCCATCCAATCCAACAGCACAGTTATTTTTGAATTTATGCGGTATTCCGGTCGCAGCTCCCTCTGCAAACCTCTCAGGAAAACCATCCTTAACAAAAATTGAATATATCTTAGAAGAGTTTTCCGGTAAGGTAGACTGTATTTTAAGAGGAGAAGAACCAAAGATAGGAATCGAATCGACCGTAATCGACTTCAGTTCCGAACCTCCGCTTCTCCTTCGTCCCGGTTTTGTAGACCGAAACGACCTTTTGAAAATATTACCGGATCTTAAAGGGATTGAATCGTTTAACGCATTGAGCGAAGCACCCAGAAGTCCGGGTCTTAAATACAGACATTACGCTCCCGTTTGCAAAGTCGTATTAAAGGATTCTTTAAAGGGAATTTCTAGAAATTTTGCACAAATCGGTTTTCACTTCGAATCGGAATCAATGTTTCAGGTTTTGGTTTCTTCCAATGAAGAATATATGAAGTCCATTTACTCCTTTTTTGTGGAATGCGATCGTAAGGGAATTAAGGAAGCATGGTGTGAAATTCCTAAAGATGGAAATGGAAAAGAAGCTTTAATCAATCGAATTTCAAAAGCCGTTTCGAAGTAGGTGTTTGTTTCGGGACAGACTTTTAATCCAACACACCCATCTTAAAGAAAAATTTTTTAGAAGTAGATTACAAAAAAGAATCCATTCCTAAACAAAAGATTTACAACATTTTTTAGCAAGACTTGAATAGATTGGTCTTTCAACAAAGATATTTCATTTGCAATTCGATCTCAAAGAATTAGTTGGCTCCTCGTTCTTATAAGAAAACTTCTCGACTTGTGGTAATTATAAGACCTCGTGCACCTATTTCGAATTACGAATATGTAATACCTTGTAGGAACTCTCACAAGATATTACACAGTAAACCAGGATACTTTCCCTAAA
Protein-coding regions in this window:
- a CDS encoding L-threonylcarbamoyladenylate synthase → MPENKVDTLITDSPSEAAKILLEGGIVVFPTETVYGIGASALNFKACKKIYEVKNRPSDNPLILHVENLVSLKACGNINKKADLVFQNFSPGPITGIFTKRNQDLFTAGLNTVALRIPSNPTAQLFLNLCGIPVAAPSANLSGKPSLTKIEYILEEFSGKVDCILRGEEPKIGIESTVIDFSSEPPLLLRPGFVDRNDLLKILPDLKGIESFNALSEAPRSPGLKYRHYAPVCKVVLKDSLKGISRNFAQIGFHFESESMFQVLVSSNEEYMKSIYSFFVECDRKGIKEAWCEIPKDGNGKEALINRISKAVSK